In Gossypium raimondii isolate GPD5lz chromosome 12, ASM2569854v1, whole genome shotgun sequence, a single window of DNA contains:
- the LOC105763979 gene encoding protein LATE ELONGATED HYPOCOTYL isoform X4, translating into MPLSSLHCKQMLDLEKEPLPERPTGDEKATNLKENQDESCSEVFTLLHEQNCSSASSMNKNFIPMSAALKSSCTFREFVPLPKEIFHDNGTSKASNLEKSCTSYEKSAQGQRKDDLDGAFCADEMQAAQNYPRHVAVHVLDGSLRTCVQNPSLGMSFQDSVFHPMGDVHGPNLFANPAASATTEHQNNAPKSTHQALPPFHIPFIHLRPDQEEYRSFLHVSSTFSNLIVSTLLQNPAAHAAASFAATFWPYANVESSGDSPANELRGFPSTQTNSAPSMAAIAAATVAAATAWWTAHGLLPVCAPLHTGFTCAPASTAAVPPMENGQTPAANMEQKDKTDLALTTQDERLDPEYSEALQGQHSASKSPTSSSSDCEERVDAKANTEVKATDDEKAAEVIEPQDVDKMKNRKQVDRSSCGSNSSSEVETDMLEKLEKDKEDPKGADPNHPQVECNRRSRSSSNLSDSWKEVSEEGRLAFQALFSREVLPQSFSPPHDGKNKGQQKENVGADKQNPVEKDRETSTLDLNRKMLDSRSDSQEVEKNALSKDEKNNAEDGLLRIGLGHAKLKASRTGFKPYKRCSVEAKENRVMNTGSQGEERGPKRVRLEGEAST; encoded by the exons ATGCCATTATCTTCTTTGCATTGCAAGCAAATGTTGGACTTGGAGAAAGAACCACTTCCAGAG AGACCTACTGGAGATGAAAAGGCTACAAATCTGAAAGAAAATCAAGACGAGAGTTGCTCTGAGGTTTTTACCCTTCTCCACGAACAAAACTGCTCCTCTGCGTCTTCCATGAATAAGAATTTTATACCAATGTCAGCAGCACTCAAAAGCTCTTGTACATTCAGGGAGTTTGTACCTTTGCCAAAAGAG ATATTTCATGATAATGGTACAAGTAAGGCTTCAAACTTGGAGAAGTCTTGCACTTCATATGAGAAATCAGCTCAAGGCCAGAGAAAAGATGATTTGGATGGTGCTTTTTGTGCAGATGAGATGCAAGCTGCTCAAAATTATCCTCGGCATGTTGCTGTGCATGTCCTAGATGGAAGCCTTAGAACATGTGTTCAAAATCCTTCCCTGGGTATGTCATTTCAAGATTCTGTATTTCACCCTATGGGCGATGTTCATGGACCTAATCTGTTTGCAAATCCAGCTGCATCGGCAACTACTGAACATCAGAATAATGCACCAAAATCTACTCATCAGGCATTGCCACCTTTTCATATTCCCTTTATACATCTTCGGCCCGATCAAGAGGAGTATCGATCATTTCTACATGTCTCCTCCACTTTTTCCAATCTCATTGTATCTACTTTGTTACAGAATCCAGCTGCTCATGCTGCAGCAAGTTTTGCAGCTACATTTTGGCCATATGCAAATGTTGAAAGTTCTGGCGATTCTCCCGCAAATGAACTAAGAGGTTTCCCATCTACACAAACGAACTCTGCTCCTAGTATGGCCGCAATTGCTGCTGCAACAGTAGCAGCTGCCACTGCATGGTGGACCGCCCATGGACTGCTTCCTGTATGTGCTCCTCTGCACACAGGCTTTACCTGTGCTCCTGCATCCACTGCTGCAGTTCCACCAATGGAGAATGGTCAAACTCCAGCTGCAAATATGGAACAAAAAGATAAAACTGATCTAGCCCTAACTACTCAGGATGAGCGACTAGACCCCGAATACTCTGAAGCTTTGCAAGGTCAGCATTCAGCATCTAAATCACCTACTTCATCATCATCAGACTGTGAAGAGAGAGTAGATGCGAAAGCGAATACTGAAGTGAAAGCTACTGATGATGAGAAGGCTGCTGAAGTGATCGAGCCTCAGGATGTAGATAAAATGAAGAACAGAAAACAAGTTGACCGGTCCTCATGTGGTTCCAATTCAAGTAGTGAGGTAGAGACAGACATGttagaaaaacttgaaaaagacAAGGAAGATCCAAAAGGAGCTGATCCAAATCATCCACAAGTTGAATGTAACCGTCGTAGTAGAAGCAGCAGTAACCTTAGTGATTCTTGGAAGGAGGTATCTGAAGAG GGACGACTGGCTTTTCAAGCCCTCTTCTCCAGAGAGGTACTTCCACAAAGCTTCTCTCCTCCACATGATGGAAAGAACAAGGGGCAGCAAAAGGAAAATGTAGGTGCAGACAAGCAAAATCCAGTCGAGAAAGACAGAGAGACATCAACATTAGACCTTAATAGAAAGATGTTAGATTCTCGTTCCGACAGTCAAGAAGTAGAGAAAAATGCATTATCAAAAGATGAGAAGAACAATGCAGAAGACGGCCTGCTGAGGATTGGACTAGGACATGCAAAACTTAAGGCCAGCCGAACTGGATTTAAACCTTACAAAAGGTGTTCTGTGGAAGCCAAGGAAAATAGAGTGATGAACACCGGCAGTCAAGGTGAAGAGAGAGGTCCCAAGAGGGTACGCTTAGAAGGGGAAGCTTCGACTTGA
- the LOC105763979 gene encoding protein LATE ELONGATED HYPOCOTYL isoform X1 yields MDTYSSGEELVIKTRKPYTITKQRERWTEEEHNRFLEALKLYGRAWQRIEEYIGTKTAVQIRSHAQKFFSKLEKEALAKGVPIGQALDIEIPPPRPKRKPSNPYPRKTSAATTVQEGAKDGKSEMPLSSLHCKQMLDLEKEPLPERPTGDEKATNLKENQDESCSEVFTLLHEQNCSSASSMNKNFIPMSAALKSSCTFREFVPLPKEVVNHEKHEFYVILELKEICEPYKFNVQQIFHDNGTSKASNLEKSCTSYEKSAQGQRKDDLDGAFCADEMQAAQNYPRHVAVHVLDGSLRTCVQNPSLGMSFQDSVFHPMGDVHGPNLFANPAASATTEHQNNAPKSTHQALPPFHIPFIHLRPDQEEYRSFLHVSSTFSNLIVSTLLQNPAAHAAASFAATFWPYANVESSGDSPANELRGFPSTQTNSAPSMAAIAAATVAAATAWWTAHGLLPVCAPLHTGFTCAPASTAAVPPMENGQTPAANMEQKDKTDLALTTQDERLDPEYSEALQGQHSASKSPTSSSSDCEERVDAKANTEVKATDDEKAAEVIEPQDVDKMKNRKQVDRSSCGSNSSSEVETDMLEKLEKDKEDPKGADPNHPQVECNRRSRSSSNLSDSWKEVSEEGRLAFQALFSREVLPQSFSPPHDGKNKGQQKENVGADKQNPVEKDRETSTLDLNRKMLDSRSDSQEVEKNALSKDEKNNAEDGLLRIGLGHAKLKASRTGFKPYKRCSVEAKENRVMNTGSQGEERGPKRVRLEGEAST; encoded by the exons ATGGACACATACTCCTCTGGTGAAGAACTTGTAATTAAG ACTAGGAAGCCTTATACTATTACGAAACAACGTGAAAGATGGACCGAGGAAGAGCATAATAGGTTCCTAGAGGCCTTGAAGCTCTATGGACGAGCTTGGCAACGCATTGAAG AATATATAGGAACAAAGACGGCTGTGCAGATCAGGAGTCATGCTCAAAAGTTCTTTTCAAAG TTGGAGAAGGAGGCACTTGCTAAAGGTGTACCAATAGGTCAAGCTCTTGACATAGAGATTCCACCTCCACGCCCTAAAAGAAAACCAAGCAATCCTTATCCTCGAAAAACCAGTGCTGCTACTACAGTACAAGAGGGAGCTAAGGATGGAAAATCTGAAATGCCATTATCTTCTTTGCATTGCAAGCAAATGTTGGACTTGGAGAAAGAACCACTTCCAGAG AGACCTACTGGAGATGAAAAGGCTACAAATCTGAAAGAAAATCAAGACGAGAGTTGCTCTGAGGTTTTTACCCTTCTCCACGAACAAAACTGCTCCTCTGCGTCTTCCATGAATAAGAATTTTATACCAATGTCAGCAGCACTCAAAAGCTCTTGTACATTCAGGGAGTTTGTACCTTTGCCAAAAGAGGTAGTAAATCATGAAAAACATGAATTCTATGTTATTCTTGAACTTAAAGAAATTTGTGAaccttataaatttaatgtcCAACAGATATTTCATGATAATGGTACAAGTAAGGCTTCAAACTTGGAGAAGTCTTGCACTTCATATGAGAAATCAGCTCAAGGCCAGAGAAAAGATGATTTGGATGGTGCTTTTTGTGCAGATGAGATGCAAGCTGCTCAAAATTATCCTCGGCATGTTGCTGTGCATGTCCTAGATGGAAGCCTTAGAACATGTGTTCAAAATCCTTCCCTGGGTATGTCATTTCAAGATTCTGTATTTCACCCTATGGGCGATGTTCATGGACCTAATCTGTTTGCAAATCCAGCTGCATCGGCAACTACTGAACATCAGAATAATGCACCAAAATCTACTCATCAGGCATTGCCACCTTTTCATATTCCCTTTATACATCTTCGGCCCGATCAAGAGGAGTATCGATCATTTCTACATGTCTCCTCCACTTTTTCCAATCTCATTGTATCTACTTTGTTACAGAATCCAGCTGCTCATGCTGCAGCAAGTTTTGCAGCTACATTTTGGCCATATGCAAATGTTGAAAGTTCTGGCGATTCTCCCGCAAATGAACTAAGAGGTTTCCCATCTACACAAACGAACTCTGCTCCTAGTATGGCCGCAATTGCTGCTGCAACAGTAGCAGCTGCCACTGCATGGTGGACCGCCCATGGACTGCTTCCTGTATGTGCTCCTCTGCACACAGGCTTTACCTGTGCTCCTGCATCCACTGCTGCAGTTCCACCAATGGAGAATGGTCAAACTCCAGCTGCAAATATGGAACAAAAAGATAAAACTGATCTAGCCCTAACTACTCAGGATGAGCGACTAGACCCCGAATACTCTGAAGCTTTGCAAGGTCAGCATTCAGCATCTAAATCACCTACTTCATCATCATCAGACTGTGAAGAGAGAGTAGATGCGAAAGCGAATACTGAAGTGAAAGCTACTGATGATGAGAAGGCTGCTGAAGTGATCGAGCCTCAGGATGTAGATAAAATGAAGAACAGAAAACAAGTTGACCGGTCCTCATGTGGTTCCAATTCAAGTAGTGAGGTAGAGACAGACATGttagaaaaacttgaaaaagacAAGGAAGATCCAAAAGGAGCTGATCCAAATCATCCACAAGTTGAATGTAACCGTCGTAGTAGAAGCAGCAGTAACCTTAGTGATTCTTGGAAGGAGGTATCTGAAGAG GGACGACTGGCTTTTCAAGCCCTCTTCTCCAGAGAGGTACTTCCACAAAGCTTCTCTCCTCCACATGATGGAAAGAACAAGGGGCAGCAAAAGGAAAATGTAGGTGCAGACAAGCAAAATCCAGTCGAGAAAGACAGAGAGACATCAACATTAGACCTTAATAGAAAGATGTTAGATTCTCGTTCCGACAGTCAAGAAGTAGAGAAAAATGCATTATCAAAAGATGAGAAGAACAATGCAGAAGACGGCCTGCTGAGGATTGGACTAGGACATGCAAAACTTAAGGCCAGCCGAACTGGATTTAAACCTTACAAAAGGTGTTCTGTGGAAGCCAAGGAAAATAGAGTGATGAACACCGGCAGTCAAGGTGAAGAGAGAGGTCCCAAGAGGGTACGCTTAGAAGGGGAAGCTTCGACTTGA
- the LOC105763979 gene encoding protein LATE ELONGATED HYPOCOTYL isoform X2, protein MDTYSSGEELVIKTRKPYTITKQRERWTEEEHNRFLEALKLYGRAWQRIEEYIGTKTAVQIRSHAQKFFSKLEKEALAKGVPIGQALDIEIPPPRPKRKPSNPYPRKTSAATTVQEGAKDGKSEMPLSSLHCKQMLDLEKEPLPERPTGDEKATNLKENQDESCSEVFTLLHEQNCSSASSMNKNFIPMSAALKSSCTFREFVPLPKEIFHDNGTSKASNLEKSCTSYEKSAQGQRKDDLDGAFCADEMQAAQNYPRHVAVHVLDGSLRTCVQNPSLGMSFQDSVFHPMGDVHGPNLFANPAASATTEHQNNAPKSTHQALPPFHIPFIHLRPDQEEYRSFLHVSSTFSNLIVSTLLQNPAAHAAASFAATFWPYANVESSGDSPANELRGFPSTQTNSAPSMAAIAAATVAAATAWWTAHGLLPVCAPLHTGFTCAPASTAAVPPMENGQTPAANMEQKDKTDLALTTQDERLDPEYSEALQGQHSASKSPTSSSSDCEERVDAKANTEVKATDDEKAAEVIEPQDVDKMKNRKQVDRSSCGSNSSSEVETDMLEKLEKDKEDPKGADPNHPQVECNRRSRSSSNLSDSWKEVSEEGRLAFQALFSREVLPQSFSPPHDGKNKGQQKENVGADKQNPVEKDRETSTLDLNRKMLDSRSDSQEVEKNALSKDEKNNAEDGLLRIGLGHAKLKASRTGFKPYKRCSVEAKENRVMNTGSQGEERGPKRVRLEGEAST, encoded by the exons ATGGACACATACTCCTCTGGTGAAGAACTTGTAATTAAG ACTAGGAAGCCTTATACTATTACGAAACAACGTGAAAGATGGACCGAGGAAGAGCATAATAGGTTCCTAGAGGCCTTGAAGCTCTATGGACGAGCTTGGCAACGCATTGAAG AATATATAGGAACAAAGACGGCTGTGCAGATCAGGAGTCATGCTCAAAAGTTCTTTTCAAAG TTGGAGAAGGAGGCACTTGCTAAAGGTGTACCAATAGGTCAAGCTCTTGACATAGAGATTCCACCTCCACGCCCTAAAAGAAAACCAAGCAATCCTTATCCTCGAAAAACCAGTGCTGCTACTACAGTACAAGAGGGAGCTAAGGATGGAAAATCTGAAATGCCATTATCTTCTTTGCATTGCAAGCAAATGTTGGACTTGGAGAAAGAACCACTTCCAGAG AGACCTACTGGAGATGAAAAGGCTACAAATCTGAAAGAAAATCAAGACGAGAGTTGCTCTGAGGTTTTTACCCTTCTCCACGAACAAAACTGCTCCTCTGCGTCTTCCATGAATAAGAATTTTATACCAATGTCAGCAGCACTCAAAAGCTCTTGTACATTCAGGGAGTTTGTACCTTTGCCAAAAGAG ATATTTCATGATAATGGTACAAGTAAGGCTTCAAACTTGGAGAAGTCTTGCACTTCATATGAGAAATCAGCTCAAGGCCAGAGAAAAGATGATTTGGATGGTGCTTTTTGTGCAGATGAGATGCAAGCTGCTCAAAATTATCCTCGGCATGTTGCTGTGCATGTCCTAGATGGAAGCCTTAGAACATGTGTTCAAAATCCTTCCCTGGGTATGTCATTTCAAGATTCTGTATTTCACCCTATGGGCGATGTTCATGGACCTAATCTGTTTGCAAATCCAGCTGCATCGGCAACTACTGAACATCAGAATAATGCACCAAAATCTACTCATCAGGCATTGCCACCTTTTCATATTCCCTTTATACATCTTCGGCCCGATCAAGAGGAGTATCGATCATTTCTACATGTCTCCTCCACTTTTTCCAATCTCATTGTATCTACTTTGTTACAGAATCCAGCTGCTCATGCTGCAGCAAGTTTTGCAGCTACATTTTGGCCATATGCAAATGTTGAAAGTTCTGGCGATTCTCCCGCAAATGAACTAAGAGGTTTCCCATCTACACAAACGAACTCTGCTCCTAGTATGGCCGCAATTGCTGCTGCAACAGTAGCAGCTGCCACTGCATGGTGGACCGCCCATGGACTGCTTCCTGTATGTGCTCCTCTGCACACAGGCTTTACCTGTGCTCCTGCATCCACTGCTGCAGTTCCACCAATGGAGAATGGTCAAACTCCAGCTGCAAATATGGAACAAAAAGATAAAACTGATCTAGCCCTAACTACTCAGGATGAGCGACTAGACCCCGAATACTCTGAAGCTTTGCAAGGTCAGCATTCAGCATCTAAATCACCTACTTCATCATCATCAGACTGTGAAGAGAGAGTAGATGCGAAAGCGAATACTGAAGTGAAAGCTACTGATGATGAGAAGGCTGCTGAAGTGATCGAGCCTCAGGATGTAGATAAAATGAAGAACAGAAAACAAGTTGACCGGTCCTCATGTGGTTCCAATTCAAGTAGTGAGGTAGAGACAGACATGttagaaaaacttgaaaaagacAAGGAAGATCCAAAAGGAGCTGATCCAAATCATCCACAAGTTGAATGTAACCGTCGTAGTAGAAGCAGCAGTAACCTTAGTGATTCTTGGAAGGAGGTATCTGAAGAG GGACGACTGGCTTTTCAAGCCCTCTTCTCCAGAGAGGTACTTCCACAAAGCTTCTCTCCTCCACATGATGGAAAGAACAAGGGGCAGCAAAAGGAAAATGTAGGTGCAGACAAGCAAAATCCAGTCGAGAAAGACAGAGAGACATCAACATTAGACCTTAATAGAAAGATGTTAGATTCTCGTTCCGACAGTCAAGAAGTAGAGAAAAATGCATTATCAAAAGATGAGAAGAACAATGCAGAAGACGGCCTGCTGAGGATTGGACTAGGACATGCAAAACTTAAGGCCAGCCGAACTGGATTTAAACCTTACAAAAGGTGTTCTGTGGAAGCCAAGGAAAATAGAGTGATGAACACCGGCAGTCAAGGTGAAGAGAGAGGTCCCAAGAGGGTACGCTTAGAAGGGGAAGCTTCGACTTGA
- the LOC105763979 gene encoding protein LATE ELONGATED HYPOCOTYL isoform X3, producing the protein MLEKEALAKGVPIGQALDIEIPPPRPKRKPSNPYPRKTSAATTVQEGAKDGKSEMPLSSLHCKQMLDLEKEPLPERPTGDEKATNLKENQDESCSEVFTLLHEQNCSSASSMNKNFIPMSAALKSSCTFREFVPLPKEIFHDNGTSKASNLEKSCTSYEKSAQGQRKDDLDGAFCADEMQAAQNYPRHVAVHVLDGSLRTCVQNPSLGMSFQDSVFHPMGDVHGPNLFANPAASATTEHQNNAPKSTHQALPPFHIPFIHLRPDQEEYRSFLHVSSTFSNLIVSTLLQNPAAHAAASFAATFWPYANVESSGDSPANELRGFPSTQTNSAPSMAAIAAATVAAATAWWTAHGLLPVCAPLHTGFTCAPASTAAVPPMENGQTPAANMEQKDKTDLALTTQDERLDPEYSEALQGQHSASKSPTSSSSDCEERVDAKANTEVKATDDEKAAEVIEPQDVDKMKNRKQVDRSSCGSNSSSEVETDMLEKLEKDKEDPKGADPNHPQVECNRRSRSSSNLSDSWKEVSEEGRLAFQALFSREVLPQSFSPPHDGKNKGQQKENVGADKQNPVEKDRETSTLDLNRKMLDSRSDSQEVEKNALSKDEKNNAEDGLLRIGLGHAKLKASRTGFKPYKRCSVEAKENRVMNTGSQGEERGPKRVRLEGEAST; encoded by the exons ATG TTGGAGAAGGAGGCACTTGCTAAAGGTGTACCAATAGGTCAAGCTCTTGACATAGAGATTCCACCTCCACGCCCTAAAAGAAAACCAAGCAATCCTTATCCTCGAAAAACCAGTGCTGCTACTACAGTACAAGAGGGAGCTAAGGATGGAAAATCTGAAATGCCATTATCTTCTTTGCATTGCAAGCAAATGTTGGACTTGGAGAAAGAACCACTTCCAGAG AGACCTACTGGAGATGAAAAGGCTACAAATCTGAAAGAAAATCAAGACGAGAGTTGCTCTGAGGTTTTTACCCTTCTCCACGAACAAAACTGCTCCTCTGCGTCTTCCATGAATAAGAATTTTATACCAATGTCAGCAGCACTCAAAAGCTCTTGTACATTCAGGGAGTTTGTACCTTTGCCAAAAGAG ATATTTCATGATAATGGTACAAGTAAGGCTTCAAACTTGGAGAAGTCTTGCACTTCATATGAGAAATCAGCTCAAGGCCAGAGAAAAGATGATTTGGATGGTGCTTTTTGTGCAGATGAGATGCAAGCTGCTCAAAATTATCCTCGGCATGTTGCTGTGCATGTCCTAGATGGAAGCCTTAGAACATGTGTTCAAAATCCTTCCCTGGGTATGTCATTTCAAGATTCTGTATTTCACCCTATGGGCGATGTTCATGGACCTAATCTGTTTGCAAATCCAGCTGCATCGGCAACTACTGAACATCAGAATAATGCACCAAAATCTACTCATCAGGCATTGCCACCTTTTCATATTCCCTTTATACATCTTCGGCCCGATCAAGAGGAGTATCGATCATTTCTACATGTCTCCTCCACTTTTTCCAATCTCATTGTATCTACTTTGTTACAGAATCCAGCTGCTCATGCTGCAGCAAGTTTTGCAGCTACATTTTGGCCATATGCAAATGTTGAAAGTTCTGGCGATTCTCCCGCAAATGAACTAAGAGGTTTCCCATCTACACAAACGAACTCTGCTCCTAGTATGGCCGCAATTGCTGCTGCAACAGTAGCAGCTGCCACTGCATGGTGGACCGCCCATGGACTGCTTCCTGTATGTGCTCCTCTGCACACAGGCTTTACCTGTGCTCCTGCATCCACTGCTGCAGTTCCACCAATGGAGAATGGTCAAACTCCAGCTGCAAATATGGAACAAAAAGATAAAACTGATCTAGCCCTAACTACTCAGGATGAGCGACTAGACCCCGAATACTCTGAAGCTTTGCAAGGTCAGCATTCAGCATCTAAATCACCTACTTCATCATCATCAGACTGTGAAGAGAGAGTAGATGCGAAAGCGAATACTGAAGTGAAAGCTACTGATGATGAGAAGGCTGCTGAAGTGATCGAGCCTCAGGATGTAGATAAAATGAAGAACAGAAAACAAGTTGACCGGTCCTCATGTGGTTCCAATTCAAGTAGTGAGGTAGAGACAGACATGttagaaaaacttgaaaaagacAAGGAAGATCCAAAAGGAGCTGATCCAAATCATCCACAAGTTGAATGTAACCGTCGTAGTAGAAGCAGCAGTAACCTTAGTGATTCTTGGAAGGAGGTATCTGAAGAG GGACGACTGGCTTTTCAAGCCCTCTTCTCCAGAGAGGTACTTCCACAAAGCTTCTCTCCTCCACATGATGGAAAGAACAAGGGGCAGCAAAAGGAAAATGTAGGTGCAGACAAGCAAAATCCAGTCGAGAAAGACAGAGAGACATCAACATTAGACCTTAATAGAAAGATGTTAGATTCTCGTTCCGACAGTCAAGAAGTAGAGAAAAATGCATTATCAAAAGATGAGAAGAACAATGCAGAAGACGGCCTGCTGAGGATTGGACTAGGACATGCAAAACTTAAGGCCAGCCGAACTGGATTTAAACCTTACAAAAGGTGTTCTGTGGAAGCCAAGGAAAATAGAGTGATGAACACCGGCAGTCAAGGTGAAGAGAGAGGTCCCAAGAGGGTACGCTTAGAAGGGGAAGCTTCGACTTGA